A genomic region of Devosia ginsengisoli contains the following coding sequences:
- the secD gene encoding protein translocase subunit SecD, which produces MQFSPVRTVIIAIVSLLGILFALPSFLPENVRDSWPGFLPRQTVVLGLDLQGGSHLLLQVNESGIVSERLQSLRRDVRNTLANDNGIGNLIATDEATRTLTVELTDPTQKETARTAIAALQNTISNSLIAVGGVNELAFGETPDGKLTVTLTEEGVSERMSALVAQSIEVIRKRVDELGTTEPSIQRQGTNRVLVQVPGFGDSQRLKDIISRTARLTFHMVYPGMTAAQAEAQGLPAGTMVLPSQDGGSELLYEDVALGGESLVDAQPSYDSQRNIPVVSFKFDTRGAITFGQITGANVGKRFAIVLDNTVITAPVIQQPITGGSGQISGTFTTATANDLAVLLRAGALPASLDVVEERTVDASLGADSIQHGLTAGVVASVLVIAFMVIAYGLWGVFANVSLILNIILIFGALSMLGATLTLPGIAGIVLTIGMAVDANVLIYERMREEQRSGKSPIQAIQAGFERAWGTIIDSHLTQLIAAIVLYFLGSGPVQGFAVTLALGILTSLFTSYTVTSYQVHAWYRATRPKVLKIQHFRFIPDGTKIPFMKISRYVIAFSIVASVLSIGSAYFKGFNLGIDFVGGTAIVIQHDGGPADVGQVRELLDGLELGEVQVQGFGTPEDVLVRVQAQEGGQDADQVAVTKVRDALATENYTVRSTEAVSGTVSSELAWKGTMAVVIALVAILIYIWFRFEWQFALAAVTTTTHDVIMTIGLFSITGLEFNLTSIAAVLTLVGLSLNETVVVSDRVRENLRKHRKMPLPELIDLSINQTIVRTSLTQFTVFLALIPLVLFGGEVIRSFTIAMTFGCLVGMYSSIIVNGPILINFGLKSKTEEDKPTPKAADGASV; this is translated from the coding sequence ATGCAGTTTTCGCCCGTTCGTACCGTCATTATCGCTATCGTTTCCCTGCTGGGTATCCTGTTCGCACTCCCCAGTTTCCTGCCGGAGAATGTGCGCGATTCCTGGCCGGGCTTCCTGCCCCGGCAGACAGTGGTTCTGGGTCTCGACCTGCAGGGCGGTTCACACCTGCTGCTGCAGGTCAACGAAAGCGGTATCGTCTCGGAACGCCTGCAATCGCTGCGCCGCGACGTCCGCAATACCCTGGCCAACGACAACGGCATCGGCAACCTGATCGCCACCGACGAGGCCACCAGGACGCTGACGGTCGAACTGACCGATCCGACACAGAAGGAAACCGCCCGCACCGCCATTGCGGCTTTGCAGAATACCATCAGCAATTCGCTGATCGCGGTCGGTGGCGTGAACGAGCTGGCCTTTGGCGAAACGCCCGATGGCAAGCTGACCGTGACCCTGACCGAAGAAGGCGTCAGCGAGCGCATGTCGGCTCTGGTGGCGCAGTCTATCGAGGTCATCCGCAAGCGCGTCGACGAACTCGGCACCACCGAACCATCGATCCAGCGCCAGGGCACCAACCGTGTGCTGGTGCAGGTGCCCGGCTTTGGTGACAGCCAGCGCCTCAAGGACATCATTTCGCGCACCGCGCGCCTGACCTTCCACATGGTCTATCCGGGCATGACTGCCGCCCAGGCCGAGGCCCAGGGCCTGCCGGCCGGCACCATGGTCCTGCCCAGCCAGGACGGCGGCTCGGAACTGCTCTACGAAGACGTCGCGCTTGGCGGTGAATCGCTGGTCGATGCCCAGCCCAGCTACGATTCGCAGCGCAACATTCCGGTGGTCAGCTTCAAGTTCGATACGCGTGGCGCCATCACCTTCGGCCAGATCACCGGCGCCAATGTGGGCAAGCGCTTCGCCATCGTGCTCGACAATACGGTGATTACCGCCCCGGTCATCCAGCAGCCCATTACCGGCGGCTCGGGCCAGATCAGCGGTACATTCACCACCGCCACGGCCAATGACCTGGCCGTGCTGCTGCGCGCCGGCGCCTTGCCGGCCTCGCTCGACGTGGTCGAGGAGCGCACGGTGGATGCCAGCCTGGGCGCCGATTCCATCCAGCACGGCTTGACGGCCGGTGTTGTCGCCAGCGTGCTCGTCATCGCTTTCATGGTCATTGCCTATGGCCTGTGGGGCGTGTTCGCCAATGTCTCGCTGATCCTCAACATCATCCTGATCTTCGGCGCGCTCTCCATGCTGGGGGCAACGCTGACCCTGCCGGGCATTGCCGGTATCGTGCTGACCATCGGCATGGCCGTGGACGCCAACGTGCTGATCTACGAACGCATGCGTGAAGAACAGCGATCGGGCAAATCGCCGATCCAGGCCATCCAGGCCGGCTTCGAGCGCGCCTGGGGCACCATCATCGACTCGCACCTGACCCAGCTGATCGCGGCCATCGTGCTGTATTTCCTGGGTTCGGGCCCGGTGCAGGGCTTTGCCGTCACGCTGGCGCTCGGCATCCTGACCTCGCTCTTCACCTCCTACACGGTGACCTCGTACCAGGTGCATGCCTGGTATCGCGCGACCCGGCCGAAAGTGCTGAAAATCCAGCATTTCCGCTTCATCCCGGACGGCACCAAGATCCCGTTCATGAAGATTTCGCGCTACGTGATCGCCTTCTCGATCGTCGCCAGCGTGCTCTCGATCGGTTCGGCCTATTTCAAGGGCTTCAACCTGGGCATCGACTTTGTCGGCGGCACCGCCATCGTCATCCAGCATGACGGCGGCCCGGCCGATGTCGGCCAGGTGCGTGAACTGCTCGATGGGCTCGAGCTGGGCGAAGTGCAGGTGCAGGGCTTCGGCACGCCCGAAGACGTGCTGGTGCGCGTGCAAGCGCAGGAAGGCGGCCAGGACGCCGACCAGGTTGCCGTCACCAAGGTCCGCGATGCGCTCGCCACCGAAAACTACACCGTGCGCAGCACCGAGGCCGTGAGCGGCACCGTGTCCAGCGAACTGGCGTGGAAGGGCACGATGGCGGTGGTCATCGCGCTCGTTGCCATCCTGATCTACATCTGGTTCCGCTTCGAGTGGCAATTCGCCCTGGCCGCTGTGACGACCACCACCCACGACGTGATCATGACCATCGGTCTGTTCTCGATAACCGGGCTGGAGTTCAATCTGACATCCATCGCGGCCGTGCTGACATTGGTGGGCCTCAGTTTGAACGAAACCGTGGTCGTGTCGGACCGCGTGCGTGAAAACCTCCGAAAACATCGAAAGATGCCGCTGCCCGAACTCATCGACCTGTCGATCAACCAGACCATCGTGCGCACGTCGCTGACGCAGTTCACCGTGTTCCTGGCCCTGATTCCGCTGGTGCTGTTCGGCGGCGAAGTGATCCGCAGCTTCACCATCGCCATGACCTTCGGGTGTCTCGTCGGCATGTATTCGTCGATCATCGTCAACGGCCCCATCCTCATCAATTTCGGCCTCAAGTCGAAAACCGAAGAGGACAAGCCGACGCCCAAGGCCGCTGACGGGGCCTCCGTCTAG
- a CDS encoding DUF1127 domain-containing protein produces the protein MDIRKTFKKWAAYQQTVRELAALDNRQLNDLGISRTDINRIARDHASAL, from the coding sequence ATGGACATTCGCAAGACTTTCAAAAAGTGGGCCGCTTACCAGCAGACCGTTCGTGAGCTCGCCGCTCTCGACAATCGTCAGCTCAACGATCTGGGCATTTCGCGTACCGACATCAATCGCATCGCCCGCGATCATGCCAGCGCCCTCTAA
- the surE gene encoding 5'/3'-nucleotidase SurE — protein MSLRFLITNDDGIDAPGIAIMADIAHALSDDVWIVAPDGNQSGAGHRFTLGRELHFERHGERSFAVVGGSPADCVVAGMTHLLGDRPADVVLSGVNAGQNLGDIINCSGTAAGAREGALQGAIGIAMSQGINYEHGRDVDWSNAIRHGEAVARAIIAAVQGREHYYNVNFPFCPPDTTKGIAVVPHQRFSRSPFRYYPSDNDGKFFVAIPETPMPLDRSADFEILRRDGYVTVTPMLLQQTDTTLVERLRGTLSL, from the coding sequence ATGAGCTTGCGCTTTCTCATCACCAATGACGATGGCATCGATGCGCCCGGCATCGCCATCATGGCCGACATCGCCCATGCACTGAGCGATGACGTGTGGATCGTGGCGCCCGATGGCAACCAGTCGGGGGCAGGGCACCGCTTCACCCTCGGCCGGGAGCTGCATTTCGAGCGGCATGGCGAGCGCAGCTTTGCCGTGGTTGGCGGTTCGCCTGCCGACTGTGTCGTTGCCGGCATGACCCATCTTCTGGGTGACCGCCCGGCCGATGTGGTGCTGTCAGGGGTCAATGCCGGCCAGAATCTGGGCGATATCATCAACTGCTCGGGCACTGCGGCCGGCGCGCGGGAAGGGGCCTTGCAGGGCGCCATCGGCATCGCCATGAGCCAGGGCATCAATTACGAGCATGGCCGCGATGTCGACTGGTCCAACGCCATTCGCCATGGCGAGGCCGTCGCCCGCGCCATCATCGCGGCCGTGCAGGGCCGCGAGCACTATTACAATGTGAACTTCCCGTTCTGCCCGCCCGACACCACCAAGGGCATAGCCGTGGTGCCGCACCAGCGATTCTCGCGCTCGCCCTTCCGCTATTATCCGAGCGACAATGACGGCAAGTTTTTCGTCGCCATCCCCGAAACGCCGATGCCGTTGGATCGCTCTGCCGACTTCGAAATCCTGCGCAGAGACGGCTATGTGACGGTAACGCCGATGCTGCTGCAGCAGACCGATACGACGCTTGTCGAGCGCCTGCGGGGCACCCTGTCGCTGTAG
- the trmFO gene encoding methylenetetrahydrofolate--tRNA-(uracil(54)-C(5))-methyltransferase (FADH(2)-oxidizing) TrmFO yields MSSQELIHIIGGGLAGSEAAWQAAEAGATVIVHEMRGVKETDAHSTDSFAELVCSNSFRSDDHEQNAVGLLHEEMRRCNSLIMRAADLHKLPAGGALAVDRHGFSAEVTRAIHNHPNITVVREEVAGWPPDDWSNVIIASGPLTSPALADAILAKTGEDALAFFDAIAPIVHKDSINMDVVWAQSRYDKAGPGGTGADYLNCPMDKDQYFAFVEALKTAPLHEFKDWEKVPYFDGCLPIEVMAERGVETLRHGPMKPVGLTNPRSPTVKCYAIVQLRQDNALGTLWNMVGFQTKMRYGIQAEIFRMIPGLENAQFARLGGLHRNTFINSPKVLRDDLKLKNDTRIRFAGQVTGVEGYVESAAVGLITGRLAAAEARGETLTTPPRTTALGALVDHITGGHIESESYSGARSFQPMNVNFGLFPEVSITRPEGVARWRGPDKTIAKRRAITSRALEDLKSWA; encoded by the coding sequence ATGTCCAGTCAAGAACTTATTCACATCATTGGCGGCGGTCTCGCCGGCTCCGAGGCCGCATGGCAGGCTGCCGAGGCGGGCGCCACGGTGATCGTCCACGAAATGCGCGGCGTCAAAGAGACCGACGCGCATAGCACTGACAGTTTTGCCGAGCTGGTCTGCTCCAACAGCTTCCGCTCCGACGATCACGAGCAGAATGCCGTGGGCCTGCTGCATGAGGAAATGCGCCGCTGCAACTCACTGATCATGCGCGCGGCCGACCTGCACAAGCTGCCGGCGGGCGGCGCACTGGCGGTGGACCGGCACGGCTTTTCGGCCGAAGTCACCCGCGCCATCCACAATCACCCCAATATCACCGTGGTCCGCGAGGAAGTGGCCGGCTGGCCACCTGATGACTGGAGCAATGTCATCATCGCCAGCGGCCCGCTGACCTCCCCTGCCCTTGCCGATGCCATCCTGGCCAAGACCGGCGAGGATGCACTGGCCTTTTTCGACGCCATTGCCCCCATCGTCCACAAGGACAGCATCAACATGGATGTGGTGTGGGCCCAGTCGCGCTACGACAAGGCCGGGCCGGGCGGCACGGGGGCGGACTATCTCAACTGCCCGATGGACAAGGACCAGTATTTTGCCTTTGTCGAGGCGCTGAAGACCGCGCCTTTGCACGAATTCAAGGATTGGGAAAAGGTCCCCTATTTCGACGGCTGCCTGCCCATCGAAGTCATGGCCGAGCGCGGCGTCGAGACGCTGCGCCACGGGCCGATGAAGCCGGTTGGCCTGACCAATCCACGCAGTCCCACGGTCAAGTGCTACGCCATTGTCCAGCTCCGGCAGGATAATGCCCTGGGCACGCTGTGGAACATGGTCGGCTTCCAGACCAAGATGCGCTACGGCATTCAGGCTGAAATCTTCCGCATGATTCCCGGCCTGGAGAATGCGCAATTCGCCCGTCTTGGCGGCTTGCACCGCAACACATTCATCAACTCACCGAAAGTGTTACGGGACGATCTTAAACTAAAAAATGATACACGCATTCGCTTTGCCGGTCAGGTGACCGGCGTTGAGGGCTATGTGGAAAGTGCTGCTGTCGGCCTCATCACCGGCCGCCTCGCCGCTGCCGAGGCGCGGGGCGAGACACTGACGACGCCGCCCAGAACCACGGCGCTCGGGGCGCTGGTTGATCACATTACCGGCGGCCACATCGAGTCCGAAAGCTATAGCGGCGCCCGCAGCTTCCAGCCGATGAACGTCAATTTCGGCCTGTTCCCCGAAGTCAGCATCACGCGGCCCGAAGGCGTGGCGCGTTGGCGCGGGCCGGACAAGACCATCGCCAAGCGCCGGGCAATCACCTCCCGCGCGCTGGAGGATTTGAAGAGCTGGGCCTGA
- a CDS encoding ATP-binding protein encodes MNSKEYLAEIAASLSEIARSLNALAPGRNEGQPALGDADAYHWDGDAGVLMAVPRVSRVPLGMLKGIDSVQDILLRNTEQFARGHGANNALLWGARGMGKSSLVKAIHGDINQRRSEGFERLVLIEIAREDLETLPALMRRIAGEDARFVVFCDDLSFDNGETSYKSLKTILDGGLEGRPENVLFYATSNRRHLMPRDMIENERSTAINPGEAVEEKVSLSDRFGLWLGFHNCDQPTFLTMVRAYADHYGLDIDDETLRARAIEWSATRGARSGRVAIQLVRTLAGELGKTI; translated from the coding sequence TTGAACAGCAAGGAATACCTGGCCGAAATCGCCGCTTCACTGAGTGAAATCGCCCGCTCTCTCAATGCCCTGGCGCCCGGCCGCAATGAAGGGCAACCGGCGCTGGGCGATGCCGACGCCTATCACTGGGATGGCGATGCCGGAGTGTTGATGGCCGTGCCCCGGGTCAGCCGGGTGCCGCTGGGCATGCTCAAGGGCATCGACTCCGTGCAGGATATCCTGCTGCGCAATACCGAACAGTTCGCCCGCGGCCATGGCGCCAACAATGCGCTGCTCTGGGGCGCGCGCGGCATGGGCAAGTCTTCGCTGGTCAAGGCCATCCACGGCGACATCAACCAGAGGCGCTCCGAGGGGTTCGAACGGCTGGTGCTGATCGAGATTGCGCGGGAGGACCTGGAAACGCTCCCTGCCCTGATGCGCCGCATCGCCGGGGAGGATGCGCGCTTCGTGGTCTTCTGCGACGATCTCAGCTTCGACAATGGCGAGACCAGCTACAAATCGCTCAAGACCATCCTCGATGGCGGGCTGGAGGGGCGGCCGGAAAACGTGTTGTTCTATGCCACATCCAACCGCCGCCACCTGATGCCGCGCGACATGATCGAGAATGAGCGCTCGACGGCGATCAATCCCGGCGAGGCGGTGGAGGAAAAGGTGTCGCTGTCCGACCGGTTCGGGCTGTGGCTGGGCTTTCACAATTGCGACCAGCCCACCTTCCTCACCATGGTCCGCGCCTATGCCGACCATTACGGGCTGGATATCGACGACGAAACGCTCCGCGCCCGCGCCATCGAGTGGTCGGCCACCCGCGGCGCCCGTTCGGGCCGGGTCGCGATCCAACTGGTGCGGACACTGGCGGGCGAACTGGGCAAGACGATCTAG
- a CDS encoding peptidoglycan DD-metalloendopeptidase family protein — MSIRVSRRAPKGAVAMVGLVVAAVALSGCSSLGSRSFGDPTTTGALPQNAPATSYSQPMPASLGSPQAMVAENRFLPPANVGGGWNAPTNAGVQPAWNQSVAGYSQPVTPAGALPSVQSQDLPVLSNSSSQGSAMQPQSAFASTAPMPSPAVLGTLPTNSSVPSLAATTPAPSLPSAGGTFTHTIASGESLYTIARRYEVTTQALVQANNLSSPDKIVVGQKVIIPGRADLLATKAPTQVASTTPIATPAPAQQPLPQATPNVVQAATTPAASTLPQQAAPAAQPTQVANVPAAEPVMSGSDKFRWPASGRVLVDFASSKGTGINIEVPEGSAVKAAENGTVIYVGSGVEGYGNLVLIRHPNGYVSAYAHLQSMSVAKGATVGRGDTIGAAGMTGSVTKPQLHFELRKGATPVDPVPLLAS, encoded by the coding sequence ATGAGTATCCGCGTATCCCGTCGGGCGCCCAAAGGTGCCGTTGCAATGGTGGGCCTTGTGGTCGCCGCTGTTGCGCTGTCCGGGTGTTCCAGTCTCGGTAGCCGATCGTTTGGCGATCCGACGACAACCGGCGCCCTGCCGCAGAACGCTCCTGCCACAAGTTACAGCCAGCCCATGCCGGCCAGCCTGGGGTCGCCCCAGGCCATGGTGGCCGAAAACCGGTTCCTGCCGCCCGCCAATGTCGGTGGTGGCTGGAATGCCCCAACCAATGCCGGTGTGCAGCCGGCCTGGAACCAGTCGGTTGCAGGCTACAGCCAGCCGGTAACGCCGGCCGGCGCTCTGCCATCCGTCCAGTCCCAAGACCTTCCTGTACTGAGTAATTCGTCTTCTCAGGGATCCGCTATGCAACCCCAGTCCGCTTTCGCCTCGACCGCTCCGATGCCGTCGCCCGCCGTTCTCGGCACTTTGCCGACCAACAGCTCCGTGCCATCTCTTGCGGCGACCACGCCTGCACCGTCTCTGCCAAGTGCCGGTGGCACCTTCACCCACACCATTGCCAGCGGCGAGTCGCTTTATACCATCGCCCGCCGCTACGAGGTGACGACCCAGGCCCTCGTCCAGGCCAACAACCTGTCCTCGCCCGACAAGATCGTCGTCGGCCAGAAGGTAATCATCCCTGGCCGCGCCGACCTGCTTGCCACCAAGGCGCCGACCCAGGTCGCCAGCACCACGCCGATAGCCACGCCCGCTCCGGCGCAGCAGCCGCTGCCGCAGGCGACGCCGAACGTCGTCCAGGCCGCGACCACACCGGCCGCATCCACCTTGCCGCAGCAGGCTGCACCGGCGGCCCAGCCGACCCAGGTGGCCAACGTGCCGGCCGCTGAGCCGGTTATGTCGGGTAGCGACAAGTTCCGCTGGCCCGCCAGCGGCCGCGTCCTGGTCGATTTTGCCTCATCCAAGGGCACCGGCATCAATATCGAAGTGCCGGAAGGCTCTGCCGTCAAGGCTGCCGAAAATGGCACGGTGATCTATGTCGGTTCCGGCGTCGAAGGCTATGGCAACCTTGTCCTGATCCGCCACCCCAATGGCTATGTCTCGGCCTATGCCCACCTGCAGTCGATGAGCGTCGCCAAGGGCGCCACCGTCGGTCGCGGCGACACGATCGGCGCCGCCGGCATGACCGGCTCGGTGACCAAGCCGCAACTGCATTTCGAACTGCGCAAGGGCGCCACGCCCGTCGATCCGGTCCCGCTGCTGGCGAGCTGA
- the yajC gene encoding preprotein translocase subunit YajC, with protein MFVTPAYAQAAGAAPGGGINDILIQLMPILLLVVIFWFLIFRPQQKRLKAQQAMLASIKRGDTVVSTGGIIGKVTKAVDGEDLEIEIATGIKVKLVRGMVADVRSKGEPVNDNKPA; from the coding sequence ATGTTTGTAACGCCCGCTTATGCTCAGGCAGCCGGTGCCGCGCCCGGTGGTGGAATCAACGATATTCTCATCCAGCTGATGCCGATCCTGCTGCTGGTGGTGATCTTCTGGTTCCTCATCTTCCGCCCGCAGCAGAAGCGCCTCAAGGCCCAGCAGGCCATGCTCGCCTCGATCAAGCGCGGCGATACGGTCGTGAGCACCGGCGGCATTATCGGCAAGGTGACCAAGGCTGTTGACGGCGAAGACCTCGAGATCGAGATCGCGACCGGCATCAAGGTGAAGCTGGTACGCGGCATGGTTGCCGATGTTCGCTCCAAGGGTGAACCGGTCAACGACAACAAGCCTGCCTAA
- a CDS encoding glutathione S-transferase family protein translates to MSPNLTLWGRANSANVQKTLWALEELGLPYTHKLVGGSHGGLDEPSYRAMNPNGLVPTLQDGELTVWESHATLRYLAASYGENTLWPVDPRERAMVDQWTDWTATTFQPAWIAVFWLLVRTPPEQRDDKAIAAALAKTVAALRILDANLAERDYVAGDRLSYADIASGVALYRWFTMDIDRPAMPGVENWYRRLQERPAFRKAVMVSYDELVARLAF, encoded by the coding sequence TTGAGTCCAAATCTGACGCTGTGGGGGCGCGCCAACTCTGCCAATGTGCAGAAAACGCTGTGGGCGCTTGAGGAACTGGGCCTGCCCTATACCCATAAACTGGTCGGCGGGTCGCATGGCGGGCTGGATGAGCCGAGCTATCGGGCGATGAACCCCAACGGGCTGGTGCCGACCCTGCAGGACGGCGAACTGACCGTGTGGGAGAGCCACGCAACTTTGCGCTATCTCGCTGCCAGCTATGGCGAAAATACGCTCTGGCCGGTGGATCCGCGCGAGCGGGCCATGGTGGATCAATGGACCGACTGGACCGCGACGACGTTCCAGCCGGCCTGGATTGCCGTGTTCTGGCTACTGGTGCGGACGCCGCCGGAACAGCGCGACGACAAGGCCATCGCGGCGGCGCTGGCGAAGACGGTTGCGGCCCTGCGCATTCTCGATGCGAACCTGGCCGAACGAGACTATGTGGCCGGGGATAGATTGAGCTATGCCGATATCGCTTCCGGCGTAGCGCTCTATCGCTGGTTCACTATGGATATCGACCGCCCGGCCATGCCCGGCGTCGAGAACTGGTATCGGCGCTTGCAGGAACGGCCGGCTTTCCGCAAGGCTGTCATGGTCAGTTATGACGAGCTCGTCGCCAGACTAGCCTTTTGA
- a CDS encoding phytoene/squalene synthase family protein, whose amino-acid sequence MAEASFAHAAEALRQNDRDRYLSTLVLSGAHRDAVTALYAFNADVASIRERVSDPAPGEIRLQWWSDALEGEGHGAVRQNPVADALLDTIGRYTIPAGTLLRLIGARRFDLYDDPMPDLETFEGYAGETVSTLYQLAAMILNEGETIETGDAAGHLGVAHAMIGHIRAFGHVSAQGRIMLPWSIFAANGVREGEIFSGTESEGLSEALGQIGDLAAEHLGKAETAIAALPARLKPAFASIAVLQAQLALLGQRPGIFAPAADDPDWRKIARLAWWSWRNR is encoded by the coding sequence ATGGCCGAGGCCAGCTTTGCCCATGCCGCCGAGGCCCTGCGCCAGAACGACCGGGACCGGTATCTCTCCACCCTGGTTCTGTCAGGCGCCCATCGCGATGCGGTGACCGCGCTCTATGCCTTCAATGCCGATGTCGCCTCGATCCGCGAGCGCGTGTCCGATCCCGCGCCGGGCGAAATCCGGCTGCAATGGTGGAGCGATGCGCTGGAGGGCGAAGGGCATGGCGCCGTGCGCCAGAACCCCGTCGCCGATGCTTTGCTCGATACCATCGGCCGCTACACTATTCCGGCTGGTACGCTGCTGCGGTTGATCGGCGCCCGCCGCTTCGATCTCTACGACGATCCCATGCCCGACCTCGAAACGTTCGAGGGCTATGCCGGCGAGACGGTGTCGACGCTCTACCAGCTTGCCGCGATGATCCTCAATGAGGGCGAGACCATCGAGACCGGCGATGCTGCCGGCCATCTGGGCGTTGCCCATGCCATGATCGGCCATATCAGGGCCTTCGGCCATGTTTCGGCGCAGGGCCGCATCATGCTGCCCTGGTCGATCTTCGCCGCCAATGGCGTGCGGGAAGGCGAGATTTTCTCGGGCACCGAAAGCGAAGGCCTGTCAGAGGCGCTGGGGCAGATCGGTGACCTGGCGGCCGAGCATCTGGGCAAGGCCGAGACGGCGATTGCCGCCCTGCCGGCCCGGCTCAAACCGGCCTTTGCCAGCATTGCCGTGCTCCAGGCGCAGCTTGCGCTGCTGGGCCAGCGGCCGGGTATTTTCGCGCCGGCCGCCGACGATCCCGACTGGCGCAAGATCGCCCGGCTGGCCTGGTGGAGCTGGCGCAACCGCTGA
- a CDS encoding Mth938-like domain-containing protein, which yields MTDARHYPGQVGIDAYGNGGFRFAGISHRGSLLCLPSGMFAWDVTDVADITAETLAPVFAVADDIDVLLIGVGPDIAAIPRDLREALRERKVIVEAVNTGSAIRTYNVLLAEERAVAAALIAVDKVR from the coding sequence GTGACCGACGCGCGGCACTATCCCGGGCAGGTTGGCATCGATGCCTATGGCAATGGGGGTTTCCGCTTCGCGGGAATCTCCCATCGCGGCTCGCTGCTCTGCCTGCCCAGTGGCATGTTTGCCTGGGATGTCACCGATGTGGCCGACATCACGGCGGAAACGCTGGCGCCGGTCTTTGCCGTGGCCGACGATATTGACGTGCTGCTGATCGGTGTCGGGCCTGACATAGCCGCTATTCCGCGCGACCTGCGCGAGGCCCTGCGCGAGCGGAAAGTCATCGTCGAGGCGGTGAATACCGGCAGCGCTATCCGCACCTATAATGTGCTGCTGGCCGAGGAACGCGCCGTTGCCGCGGCCCTGATCGCCGTCGACAAGGTGCGCTGA